In Vibrio celticus, one genomic interval encodes:
- the urtD gene encoding urea ABC transporter ATP-binding protein UrtD, with the protein MTTFNSVKESVQAFTRRDEVFDYLKPDIHPAIDTRHNVLLYVEGVNKSFDGFQAINDLNLYIKEGELRCIIGPNGAGKTTMMDIITGKTKPDTGEVWLGSNINLLKKNEAEIANAGVGRKFQKPTVIECLTVWQNLELAMAGDRSVRATFTAVMSGEQKDKLTSVLELIHLKDEAANLAGNLSHGQKQWLEIGMLLMQNPRLLLVDEPVAGMTHQEMDRTSELLNSLAGKHSVVVVEHDMDFVRSIASHVTVLHQGHVLAEGTMDQVQAHPEVKQVYLGE; encoded by the coding sequence ATGACCACATTTAATAGCGTAAAGGAATCGGTTCAGGCGTTCACTCGTCGAGACGAAGTCTTTGATTACCTCAAACCCGATATTCATCCTGCCATCGATACTCGACATAACGTGCTGTTGTATGTCGAAGGCGTCAACAAAAGCTTTGATGGTTTCCAAGCGATAAACGACCTCAACCTCTACATCAAAGAGGGAGAGCTACGCTGCATTATCGGTCCTAATGGCGCAGGTAAAACCACCATGATGGACATCATCACAGGTAAAACTAAGCCGGACACTGGCGAGGTGTGGTTGGGTTCGAACATCAACTTATTGAAGAAGAATGAGGCTGAAATTGCCAATGCAGGCGTTGGGCGTAAATTCCAAAAACCGACCGTGATTGAGTGTTTAACTGTGTGGCAGAACCTTGAATTAGCCATGGCCGGTGACCGTTCAGTGCGGGCAACTTTCACTGCTGTGATGTCTGGTGAACAGAAAGACAAACTGACCTCTGTGCTTGAGTTGATTCATTTAAAAGACGAAGCGGCGAATTTGGCAGGTAACCTGTCTCACGGACAAAAGCAGTGGTTAGAGATAGGCATGTTATTGATGCAAAACCCTAGGCTATTGCTGGTGGATGAACCCGTTGCAGGGATGACTCACCAAGAGATGGACCGTACTTCTGAGTTACTTAACTCACTGGCAGGCAAGCACTCAGTGGTAGTGGTTGAACACGATATGGATTTCGTTCGTTCAATTGCCAGCCATGTCACCGTGCTTCATCAAGGTCATGTGTTGGCTGAAGGCACGATGGATCAAGTGCAGGCTCACCCTGAAGTTAAACAAGTTTATCTCGGAGAATAG
- the urtC gene encoding urea ABC transporter permease subunit UrtC, with protein MQSKSFVLSAMRGDKGGQLTILAILAAVILIPLANTMLPSGHPLHVETFTISLMGKYLSYAMLALALDLVWGYLGILSLGHGAFFALGGYAMGMYLMRQIGDRGVYGDPVLPDFMVFLDWSALPWFWQGFDQFWFACLMVVLVPGALAYLFGYLAFRSRVSGVYLSIMTQALTYALMLAFFRNEMGFGGNNGLTDFKDIIGLSLQSDAVKIGLFVATGISVILSYIACRMVVTSRLGRVALAIRDTESRTRFMGYDVDGIKLWVFVLSAVIAGIAGALYVPQVGIINPGEFAPLNSIEIVVWVALGGRATLFGAIVGALIINYAKSWFTVEFPEVWLFALGGLFVLSTMYFPQGVIGFVSEKWRQLRKASNGKNQDKDKDDQHKAKEVIA; from the coding sequence ATGCAGTCAAAATCATTTGTACTTTCGGCAATGCGTGGTGACAAAGGTGGCCAACTGACCATCCTTGCCATTCTAGCGGCCGTTATTCTTATCCCACTGGCTAACACCATGTTACCAAGTGGGCACCCGCTCCATGTAGAGACTTTTACTATCTCGCTGATGGGCAAATATCTGAGCTACGCAATGTTGGCGTTGGCGCTCGATCTGGTGTGGGGCTATCTCGGAATCTTGAGCCTTGGCCACGGTGCTTTCTTTGCGCTTGGTGGTTATGCGATGGGCATGTACTTGATGCGTCAGATTGGTGACCGTGGGGTTTATGGTGATCCAGTCTTACCAGATTTCATGGTGTTCCTTGATTGGTCTGCGTTGCCGTGGTTCTGGCAGGGCTTTGATCAGTTCTGGTTTGCTTGCCTGATGGTGGTGCTAGTGCCGGGCGCATTGGCTTACTTGTTCGGTTATTTAGCTTTCCGCTCTCGTGTGTCCGGGGTGTATCTTTCTATCATGACTCAGGCGTTAACTTACGCATTGATGCTGGCATTTTTCCGCAACGAAATGGGCTTTGGTGGCAACAACGGACTGACAGATTTCAAAGACATCATTGGCCTGAGCTTGCAGAGTGATGCGGTCAAGATAGGCCTGTTTGTCGCGACTGGTATCTCGGTCATCCTCAGCTACATCGCTTGTCGTATGGTGGTGACCAGTCGACTAGGTCGTGTGGCATTAGCGATTCGTGATACGGAATCACGCACTCGCTTTATGGGCTACGACGTCGATGGCATCAAGCTGTGGGTCTTTGTTCTTTCTGCGGTTATCGCTGGTATTGCTGGGGCTTTATATGTTCCTCAAGTTGGCATCATTAACCCGGGAGAATTTGCTCCGCTCAACTCGATTGAGATTGTGGTTTGGGTTGCCTTAGGCGGACGTGCCACTCTGTTTGGTGCCATTGTCGGTGCATTGATCATCAACTACGCCAAGAGCTGGTTTACGGTTGAGTTCCCAGAGGTATGGTTATTTGCTCTGGGTGGACTATTCGTACTCTCAACCATGTACTTCCCACAAGGTGTGATTGGCTTTGTTAGTGAAAAGTGGCGGCAGCTGCGCAAGGCATCAAATGGGAAAAACCAAGATAAAGATAAGGATGATCAGCATAAGGCCAAGGAGGTGATCGCATGA
- the urtB gene encoding urea ABC transporter permease subunit UrtB, translating to MKNVLNVFKALLLMAVSAQLAFAGITDEASFTKALVGKKTSDKELAIDWVIETQTEDVSKPILDGWLNGNLYYFNEKQSEQYKQLYLIQSIKTATSAQSVWGDSTLNIENARQFKKVRVNNKLRGILSGEIASIGLNSGNPDVRYKAVLDLLGTKDTDIIERLTELRANESDGKVAELMDLSLAIATSLNNSATIEDRVASIERVGDFKHSVVLQTLNQLLNTEQDPSITAAAERAMDSYQQSQALYSGVETVFFGLSLGSVLVLAGIGLAITFGVMGVINMAHGELIMIGAYTTYVLQLLMPNHIGLALILSIPAAFIVSGLVGIAIERSVIRHLYGRPLETLLATFGISLILQQAVRSIFSPLNRSVSTPEWMSGALQLNPMLSLTYNRLYIILFCGLVFMGLLMVLKKTPLGLQVRAVSQNRGMARAMGIRSERVDAMTFGLGSGVAGVAGVALSQLTNVGPNMGQAYIIDSFMVVVFGGVGNLWGTLVAGLSLGLFNKILEPWAGAVLAKILVLVFIILFIQKRPRGLFPQRGRAAEG from the coding sequence ATGAAAAACGTATTAAACGTATTTAAAGCGCTGTTGCTCATGGCAGTCAGTGCTCAGTTGGCTTTTGCTGGAATAACGGATGAAGCTAGCTTTACCAAGGCGCTAGTTGGTAAGAAAACATCGGATAAAGAATTAGCTATCGATTGGGTGATTGAAACGCAAACGGAAGATGTGTCGAAACCTATTTTAGATGGCTGGTTAAACGGAAACCTTTACTACTTCAATGAGAAACAGAGCGAGCAGTACAAACAGCTCTACCTCATTCAAAGCATCAAAACAGCGACGTCAGCTCAGTCAGTATGGGGTGATTCAACGCTTAATATCGAGAATGCGAGACAGTTTAAAAAGGTTCGTGTGAATAACAAACTTCGCGGGATATTAAGCGGTGAAATAGCCTCGATTGGACTGAACAGCGGCAACCCTGATGTGCGTTATAAGGCGGTTTTGGATTTGTTAGGAACCAAAGACACTGACATTATCGAACGACTAACTGAACTCAGAGCCAATGAATCAGATGGCAAAGTAGCTGAGCTAATGGATTTGTCGTTAGCGATTGCCACTTCTCTTAATAACAGTGCCACCATTGAAGATCGTGTGGCTTCAATTGAACGAGTTGGCGACTTCAAACACTCGGTCGTTCTGCAAACACTGAATCAACTGTTAAACACTGAGCAAGATCCAAGCATTACCGCTGCAGCAGAACGTGCGATGGATAGCTATCAACAAAGCCAAGCACTCTATTCGGGTGTAGAAACAGTATTCTTCGGTTTGAGCTTAGGCTCGGTATTGGTACTGGCAGGCATTGGCTTAGCGATTACCTTTGGTGTGATGGGCGTTATCAACATGGCTCATGGCGAGCTGATCATGATTGGCGCTTATACCACCTACGTATTGCAGTTGTTGATGCCGAATCATATTGGCCTAGCGCTGATACTTTCCATTCCAGCGGCATTCATTGTTTCTGGCTTAGTGGGCATTGCGATTGAGCGAAGTGTGATTCGTCATCTTTATGGTCGCCCATTGGAAACCTTACTCGCCACCTTTGGTATTAGCTTGATCTTGCAGCAAGCCGTTCGTTCTATTTTCTCTCCTTTGAATCGCTCAGTGAGCACGCCTGAATGGATGTCTGGCGCACTTCAATTGAACCCAATGTTGTCTCTGACTTACAACCGACTTTACATCATTCTCTTCTGTGGTTTGGTGTTTATGGGCTTATTGATGGTTCTGAAAAAGACACCACTAGGCTTGCAGGTTCGTGCGGTTTCTCAAAACCGTGGCATGGCTCGTGCGATGGGTATTCGTTCAGAGCGAGTTGATGCGATGACCTTCGGTTTAGGCTCTGGCGTTGCGGGTGTTGCAGGCGTGGCACTGTCTCAACTGACCAACGTTGGCCCTAATATGGGACAGGCGTACATCATCGATTCGTTCATGGTGGTGGTGTTCGGTGGGGTTGGCAACTTGTGGGGCACGCTAGTCGCAGGCTTAAGCCTTGGTCTGTTCAATAAGATTTTAGAACCATGGGCTGGTGCGGTTCTCGCCAAGATTCTGGTACTGGTTTTCATCATTCTATTTATTCAAAAACGCCCACGCGGACTCTTCCCGCAACGTGGTCGTGCGGCTGAAGGTTAA
- the urtA gene encoding urea ABC transporter substrate-binding protein, protein MNKVFNLSLAALCTTLSFSSATVFAADETIKVGVLHSLSGTMAISETTLKDTVLMLIEEQNKKGGLLGKKLEPVVVDPASNWPLFAEKARELIEKEKVDVVFGGWTSVSRKSMLPVFEELNSILFYPVQYEGEESSKNVFYTGAAPNQQAIPAVDYLMEELEVERWVLAGTDYVYPRTTNKILEAYLKDKGVAEEDIMINYTPFGHSDWQSIVSDIKKFGEAGKKTAVVSTVNGDANVPFYKELGAQGISSEDIPVIAFSVGEEELSGMDTEPLVGHLAAWNYFMSVDTEANEEFVETWQSFIKSEKRVTNDPMEAHYVGFNMWAQAVTNAGTTDPESVQDALIGVSVPNLSGGYSTMLPNHHITKPVLIGEIQDDGQFDIVWETTGLVAGDAWSSYLPESAKLFSSWSKPFSCGAFNVETKKCSGGN, encoded by the coding sequence ATGAACAAGGTGTTCAATTTATCGCTAGCTGCACTGTGCACAACACTTTCATTTTCTTCTGCAACGGTGTTTGCTGCTGATGAGACCATCAAGGTCGGTGTTCTACACTCACTCTCTGGCACCATGGCGATCAGTGAGACAACGCTAAAAGATACCGTGCTAATGCTCATCGAAGAGCAGAACAAAAAGGGCGGTTTGCTTGGTAAAAAGCTAGAGCCTGTCGTGGTTGACCCTGCGTCAAACTGGCCGCTATTTGCTGAGAAAGCGCGTGAGCTTATCGAAAAAGAGAAAGTGGATGTGGTGTTCGGTGGTTGGACGTCGGTATCACGTAAATCCATGCTACCTGTCTTTGAAGAACTCAACAGCATCCTTTTCTACCCAGTACAGTATGAAGGTGAAGAGTCTTCTAAAAACGTTTTCTACACCGGTGCCGCGCCAAACCAACAAGCGATCCCAGCAGTGGATTACTTGATGGAAGAGCTTGAAGTTGAGCGTTGGGTACTTGCAGGTACCGATTACGTTTACCCACGTACTACCAATAAGATCTTAGAAGCCTACTTAAAAGATAAAGGTGTCGCAGAAGAAGACATCATGATCAACTACACGCCATTTGGTCACTCTGATTGGCAATCTATCGTTTCAGACATCAAAAAGTTCGGCGAAGCAGGCAAGAAAACCGCTGTGGTTTCTACTGTAAACGGCGATGCGAACGTACCTTTCTATAAAGAGCTAGGCGCTCAAGGCATTTCATCTGAAGACATCCCAGTTATTGCATTCTCTGTTGGTGAAGAAGAACTGTCAGGCATGGACACAGAACCATTGGTTGGTCATCTAGCGGCATGGAACTACTTCATGAGTGTTGATACTGAAGCTAATGAAGAGTTCGTTGAAACGTGGCAGTCGTTCATCAAGAGTGAAAAGCGTGTCACCAATGACCCAATGGAAGCGCACTATGTTGGCTTCAATATGTGGGCTCAAGCGGTTACTAATGCGGGCACAACCGATCCTGAATCTGTGCAAGATGCCTTGATTGGCGTGTCTGTACCTAACCTTTCTGGCGGCTACTCTACCATGCTGCCAAACCACCACATTACTAAACCAGTCCTGATCGGTGAAATCCAAGACGATGGTCAATTCGATATCGTTTGGGAAACCACTGGACTAGTGGCGGGTGATGCTTGGTCGAGTTACTTACCTGAATCGGCAAAACTGTTCTCTAGCTGGTCGAAGCCATTCTCATGTGGTGCGTTTAACGTCGAAACGAAGAAGTGTTCTGGCGGTAACTAG
- a CDS encoding zinc ribbon domain-containing protein, with protein sequence MSENICPKCQSELAWDGKYHCESCQAHFTKVGFCPECSSQLEKLQACGAASYFCNGDCNELKSKSRVKFEFQPAE encoded by the coding sequence ATGAGTGAAAATATCTGCCCTAAGTGCCAGTCTGAGCTAGCTTGGGATGGCAAGTATCACTGTGAAAGTTGTCAGGCTCACTTTACTAAAGTTGGGTTTTGCCCTGAGTGCAGCAGCCAACTTGAGAAGCTTCAAGCTTGTGGTGCGGCGAGCTATTTTTGCAACGGTGATTGCAACGAGTTGAAATCAAAGTCGAGAGTAAAATTCGAATTTCAACCTGCGGAATAG
- a CDS encoding sensor domain-containing diguanylate cyclase, which produces MEQQFLLEGHRAVNSLLRKLALGMDRKDLNHKIIQLTEQLFGQRMASILLLNSESKTLHLEYAPNLPDFYNQQIEGIGIGAGIGSCGEAAALKKAVMVSNINAHPNWAPFLVLTNQANLHACWSVPIISSRGNVLGTFAIYSQYISEPHEFELEILELLASLYSVALEKFELENQLNFFANRDSLTHCLNRRALFNEAEKVLAKRCFSEKVMACLFVDVDKFKSINDTYGHSFGDDVLLAVAEVLDEATTACAKIGRYGGDEFVVFSCFDDQESVVSFYHSLEKALQQALYINDVQFSVSVGLSCDKDPQGLDQLIAQADKNMYQIKQAKSQQ; this is translated from the coding sequence ATGGAACAACAATTTTTATTAGAAGGCCATCGAGCCGTCAATAGTTTGCTGCGGAAGCTTGCGCTTGGGATGGATCGCAAAGATTTAAATCACAAGATTATTCAGCTTACCGAGCAGCTTTTTGGGCAGCGCATGGCTTCAATTTTACTGCTCAACTCAGAGTCTAAAACGTTACACCTTGAGTATGCCCCAAACCTGCCTGATTTTTACAATCAACAGATTGAAGGGATAGGTATTGGTGCGGGGATAGGCTCTTGTGGCGAGGCAGCTGCGCTTAAGAAAGCAGTGATGGTCTCCAACATAAATGCACACCCAAACTGGGCACCTTTTCTGGTCTTAACCAATCAAGCGAATTTACATGCCTGTTGGTCGGTCCCCATTATCTCGTCGCGCGGTAATGTGTTGGGTACCTTCGCTATTTATAGCCAGTACATCTCTGAACCACATGAATTTGAGCTCGAGATCTTAGAGCTACTGGCTTCCCTGTATTCGGTAGCACTAGAGAAGTTTGAGCTGGAGAACCAGCTAAACTTTTTCGCTAATCGAGATTCTTTAACCCATTGCTTGAATCGTCGCGCATTGTTTAATGAAGCGGAGAAAGTGTTGGCCAAGCGATGCTTTTCTGAAAAGGTGATGGCGTGTTTGTTTGTTGATGTCGATAAGTTCAAATCGATAAATGATACCTATGGCCATAGTTTTGGTGATGATGTGCTGTTGGCGGTTGCCGAAGTTCTTGATGAGGCAACCACAGCATGTGCCAAGATAGGCCGTTATGGTGGCGATGAGTTTGTGGTGTTCTCATGTTTTGATGATCAAGAAAGCGTTGTTAGCTTCTACCACAGCTTAGAGAAAGCACTGCAACAAGCGCTTTATATCAATGATGTGCAGTTCTCAGTGAGTGTCGGGCTATCTTGTGACAAAGATCCTCAAGGATTAGACCAGTTGATCGCACAAGCTGATAAGAACATGTATCAAATCAAGCAAGCCAAGTCTCAGCAGTAG
- a CDS encoding metal-dependent hydrolase — protein sequence MTTSDLITPASAITPTITQFCHQAWQLNAKALHVESDDSKTYLITEVTPFHPVSHIWPDHPADQGFVNVGDVQYPVEDCLVGTIEQSTGKLHIAADIPVKRDTEGWAFVVVHQLPASASMIKVSDEVVLSVDKEYQASLSRGHSAGHIAFLALNKALAESYWRKDADRKDPLGSYDFNSYAQVTSFVTPELCTDKYRLGKTLKKRGLNVADMLANLDGIEADINQMIAGWLAEPTPVAMRLEGETLTDSRYWEWQLDADTLVSIPCGGTHIENTSELKALSVKLTQLDDQHIEMLTHVIR from the coding sequence ATGACTACTAGCGATTTGATTACACCTGCGTCAGCAATCACACCAACCATCACTCAATTTTGTCATCAGGCTTGGCAGCTCAACGCAAAGGCGCTGCATGTTGAAAGTGACGACAGCAAAACTTACCTGATCACCGAAGTAACACCTTTCCACCCTGTGAGTCATATTTGGCCAGATCACCCTGCAGACCAAGGCTTTGTGAATGTCGGTGACGTGCAATATCCCGTTGAAGACTGTCTTGTTGGTACAATAGAACAATCTACTGGCAAGCTTCATATCGCAGCAGATATCCCTGTTAAGCGTGATACAGAAGGGTGGGCGTTTGTGGTTGTCCACCAGCTACCCGCATCTGCTTCTATGATTAAGGTTAGCGACGAAGTGGTGTTGTCGGTTGATAAAGAGTATCAAGCCAGTTTGAGCCGTGGTCACAGTGCTGGCCACATCGCTTTTCTAGCCCTGAATAAAGCATTGGCTGAAAGCTACTGGCGTAAAGATGCGGACAGAAAAGATCCGCTTGGCAGCTACGATTTCAATAGCTATGCACAGGTGACGAGCTTTGTGACTCCAGAGCTGTGTACCGATAAGTATCGTTTAGGCAAAACCCTGAAGAAGCGCGGTTTGAACGTTGCAGACATGCTAGCAAACCTAGATGGCATTGAAGCTGACATCAACCAGATGATTGCGGGCTGGCTTGCAGAGCCGACACCAGTTGCGATGCGACTGGAAGGCGAGACATTAACAGACTCTCGCTATTGGGAATGGCAGTTGGATGCCGACACTTTAGTGTCTATTCCGTGTGGTGGTACTCACATTGAGAACACCTCAGAGCTTAAGGCATTATCCGTTAAGTTAACCCAGTTAGATGACCAGCATATTGAAATGCTGACGCATGTAATTCGATGA
- the der gene encoding ribosome biogenesis GTPase Der — MVPVVALVGRPNVGKSTLFNRLTRTRDALVADFPGLTRDRKYGHAHFSEHDFIVIDTGGIDGTEEGVETKMAEQSLAAIDEADVVLFMVDGRAGLTPSDVAIAKHLRQLEKPSMLVVNKVDGIDPDAASADFWQLGVEDMYQIAAAHGRGVTALIDLALNPFAEALKAENGEVSDLTEFEDEEEEQVEFTEEEAEAEFKRLQDQPIKLAIIGRPNVGKSTLTNRILGEERVVVYDMPGTTRDSIYIPMQRDEREYVLIDTAGVRRRKNINETVEKFSVVKTLKAIEDANVVLLLIDARENISDQDLSLLGFALNAGRSIVIAVNKWDGLDNDVKERVKKELDRRLGFVDFARIHFISALHGTGVGHLFESVQEAYKSATTRVGTSVLTRIMKMATDDHQPPMVRGRRVKLKYAHAGGYNPPIIVIHGNQVRNLPDSYKRFLMNYYRRSLEIMGTPIRIQFQNSENPFEAKTNKLTISQERKRKRMMSMVKGRK, encoded by the coding sequence ATGGTACCTGTTGTTGCTCTAGTAGGGCGTCCGAACGTAGGTAAATCTACGTTATTTAACCGATTGACTCGAACTCGTGATGCATTGGTTGCGGATTTCCCTGGCTTAACGCGTGACCGTAAATACGGTCATGCTCATTTTAGCGAGCATGACTTTATTGTTATTGACACTGGCGGTATCGACGGTACTGAAGAAGGTGTTGAAACTAAAATGGCTGAGCAGTCGCTAGCGGCGATTGATGAAGCTGATGTCGTTCTATTTATGGTAGATGGCCGTGCGGGTCTAACACCTTCAGACGTGGCGATTGCTAAGCACCTACGTCAACTAGAAAAGCCTTCAATGCTAGTAGTAAACAAGGTTGATGGTATCGACCCTGATGCTGCAAGTGCTGACTTCTGGCAACTAGGTGTAGAAGACATGTACCAAATCGCTGCGGCGCATGGTCGTGGTGTTACTGCACTTATTGACCTTGCTCTTAACCCATTCGCAGAAGCGTTAAAAGCTGAGAATGGCGAAGTAAGCGATTTAACTGAGTTTGAAGACGAAGAAGAAGAGCAGGTTGAATTTACAGAAGAAGAAGCTGAAGCAGAATTCAAGCGTCTTCAAGATCAACCGATCAAGCTAGCGATCATTGGCCGTCCTAACGTAGGTAAATCAACGCTAACTAACCGTATTCTTGGTGAAGAGCGTGTGGTTGTTTACGATATGCCAGGTACGACTCGTGACTCTATCTACATCCCAATGCAGCGTGATGAGCGTGAATACGTTCTAATCGATACTGCGGGTGTTCGTCGTCGTAAAAACATCAACGAAACGGTAGAGAAGTTCTCAGTGGTTAAAACACTGAAAGCGATTGAAGATGCTAACGTTGTATTGCTGCTTATCGATGCTCGCGAAAACATCTCTGATCAAGATCTAAGCTTGCTAGGCTTTGCGTTGAACGCTGGTCGTTCAATTGTTATTGCCGTAAACAAGTGGGATGGCCTAGATAACGACGTTAAAGAACGCGTTAAGAAAGAGCTAGACCGTCGCTTAGGTTTCGTTGACTTCGCACGTATTCACTTTATCTCTGCACTTCACGGTACAGGTGTTGGCCACTTGTTTGAGTCTGTACAAGAAGCTTACAAGTCAGCGACGACTCGTGTTGGTACTTCTGTTCTAACTCGTATCATGAAGATGGCGACTGATGATCACCAACCGCCTATGGTTCGTGGCCGTCGTGTGAAACTGAAATACGCGCACGCTGGTGGCTACAACCCACCGATTATCGTTATCCACGGTAACCAAGTTCGTAACTTGCCAGATTCATACAAACGATTCTTGATGAACTACTACCGTCGTTCACTAGAAATTATGGGTACACCTATTCGCATTCAATTCCAGAACAGCGAGAACCCATTTGAAGCTAAGACAAACAAGCTGACAATTTCTCAAGAACGTAAACGTAAGCGTATGATGAGCATGGTTAAAGGTCGTAAGTAA
- the bamB gene encoding outer membrane protein assembly factor BamB has translation MKKMFPKAALCAIALGLLAGCAGEEDTVIMAPVPTVNSEFTPSQEWSTSVGDGVGHYFSKLTPELAYDKVFVASREGMVKALDPDTGKELWKVDLEKDVLARLSGGLTAAYGKVFVGSENGEVIALEESTGEELWRVSVNGEVLASPATDSNMVIVHTSRGMLIALDQASGEQKWTISTEVPSLTLRGDSSPVAVSGGVFWGTANGRLAAAIVDRGQLIWQQPVGTPKGATEIDRLVDVDASPIVLGGTLYTVGINGQLIAIDLRSGKPIWKRNYSSAIDLASDGSRLFVVTDKDHVVAVDARSGTELWSTPLLENRLLTAPAIINGYVVVGDTEGYLHWLDRSSGEFVAQQLVDDSGFAVAPIELPEGYLVTTRNGDVKKLTISQ, from the coding sequence ATGAAGAAGATGTTTCCAAAAGCGGCGTTGTGTGCGATTGCTCTTGGCCTACTAGCTGGCTGTGCGGGTGAAGAAGACACCGTAATCATGGCTCCAGTACCAACGGTAAACAGCGAGTTCACTCCTAGTCAGGAATGGTCTACGTCGGTTGGTGATGGTGTTGGTCACTACTTTTCAAAACTAACGCCAGAATTGGCTTACGACAAAGTGTTTGTTGCAAGCCGTGAAGGTATGGTTAAAGCGCTTGATCCTGATACAGGTAAAGAGCTGTGGAAAGTCGATCTTGAGAAAGACGTACTGGCTCGTTTATCGGGTGGCTTAACGGCGGCTTACGGTAAAGTATTTGTTGGTTCTGAAAATGGCGAAGTGATCGCACTGGAAGAATCGACCGGTGAAGAGCTGTGGCGTGTATCAGTGAATGGCGAGGTGCTTGCATCCCCAGCAACTGATAGCAACATGGTCATTGTTCATACCAGTCGCGGTATGTTGATCGCGTTAGATCAAGCAAGTGGCGAACAAAAATGGACCATCAGTACTGAAGTACCAAGCCTAACACTCCGTGGCGATAGCTCACCGGTTGCGGTTTCTGGTGGTGTATTCTGGGGTACAGCAAATGGTCGTCTAGCTGCAGCTATCGTTGACCGTGGTCAGCTTATTTGGCAACAGCCAGTAGGCACACCAAAAGGTGCAACGGAAATTGATCGTTTGGTTGATGTTGATGCATCTCCAATTGTTCTTGGTGGCACCCTGTATACCGTAGGTATCAATGGTCAGCTGATTGCTATCGACCTTCGTTCTGGTAAGCCAATTTGGAAACGTAACTACTCATCAGCGATTGATTTAGCAAGTGATGGTAGCCGTTTGTTCGTTGTTACCGACAAAGACCATGTGGTTGCGGTTGATGCGCGCAGTGGTACTGAACTGTGGAGCACTCCATTGTTAGAAAACCGCTTACTGACAGCACCTGCTATTATTAATGGTTATGTAGTCGTGGGTGATACAGAAGGTTATCTGCACTGGTTAGATCGTTCATCGGGTGAGTTTGTTGCTCAACAGCTTGTCGATGATAGCGGCTTTGCGGTTGCACCAATTGAACTGCCTGAAGGCTACTTAGTGACGACTCGCAATGGCGATGTAAAGAAACTAACGATTAGCCAATAA
- a CDS encoding YfgM family protein, with protein MELYDSEEQQVEAIKDWWKENGKAVIFGAVIGLGGLFGWRYYQDSVVEAREAASEGYTSVISALDTKGVDAQSDIQAFIDANKDAEYSVLAAMQLAKVQVQAGELAAALEQLEWAKSATKDAALAPLLTYRVARIKAEQGEFDAALIDLTAMTDESWKGRVAELRGDISLRKGDTDAAYSAYTEAQQAVDASQTLQIKLDDLAK; from the coding sequence GTGGAACTTTACGATAGCGAAGAGCAACAAGTTGAAGCCATTAAAGATTGGTGGAAAGAGAACGGTAAAGCCGTAATCTTTGGTGCGGTTATTGGTTTAGGTGGTCTATTTGGCTGGCGCTATTACCAAGATTCAGTAGTTGAAGCGCGTGAAGCAGCTTCAGAAGGCTACACCTCTGTAATTTCAGCTCTTGATACTAAGGGCGTTGATGCTCAATCTGATATTCAAGCTTTCATCGACGCAAACAAAGACGCTGAGTACTCAGTACTTGCAGCTATGCAATTAGCAAAAGTACAAGTGCAAGCGGGTGAGCTAGCAGCAGCACTTGAACAGCTAGAGTGGGCAAAATCGGCAACTAAGGATGCGGCACTTGCGCCACTACTTACTTACCGTGTTGCACGCATTAAAGCTGAGCAAGGTGAATTTGACGCAGCATTGATTGATCTTACTGCTATGACTGATGAATCTTGGAAAGGCCGTGTTGCTGAACTGCGTGGTGATATCTCACTTCGTAAAGGCGACACTGACGCAGCATACAGTGCTTACACAGAAGCACAGCAAGCTGTTGACGCTAGCCAAACGCTTCAAATCAAACTTGACGACCTAGCTAAATAA